The region GGATACTGAAGTGCCCATACATTCAAACTCAGGCAGCAGATCGCCAGCGTAAACAGCACAAAGCTGGGAATCCGCACAACACCAACCATTAGCCAGGTGCAGACGTGTAACAGCATCAAGACAGCAACCGCGATCGCCCATCCGGTCGATTGCCAAACTTGAGCTTTGGGACGCCCCATCCCGACAAAGATCAGCGTCAGCAATGTCAGCAACAAATTCAAAGGCACTAACGCCGCACAGATAGCAACGCAGTGAGTGTGAGAAAAAGCTAAAAGGCTATTCAAATCCAGCATTTGAAACCATTGGTTTATAGGACTTCCTTGATTCGCAAGGCACCTCTAGTATGAACGGTTTTGCTATGAAGCGGTATGCCACCAAGGAATCGATCTGCTTCTGTGACAGCTACTTTATGTGAGTGTGACACGCCAGAAGCAAGAGGATAGGATGTGGGTAAGTGAATCAATGTGGTAAGTGAATCAGCGTTGCGGGTTATTTTATGAATGGTGTAGTGCAGCCAGAGAGCCTGAAACATCTTGCTCGATACCTTCAAGCTCGGTTAGAACCCCAAACACACATCACTCCATTACAAGTTCAATGTGCCCAGAAAGAAACTTTAATGGTGCTAGTGCAGCATCCGCCAGGAAATGCCCCCGAACCGCAACAAATCTTTAGTATCCTTGAAGCTTCGCTAACTAATTTGCCACCTGGTTTAGCCAAGTCACTTTTGCCAGGTCTGGCTACTACCAGGGTTAAGCTTTTTTTGCGCATACTGGGACAACAAAAACCCTATGCCTTTCATGGCGTTGAGATTGCCGCTCCTCGGACTGGGGTTTCGGAAGCAGGTAGCAAAGCTGTGCCGTTTCAACCAGCCTCTAACGATGAGTCTCAAACCATGATTCAAATGCCTGAAGCACAGCTTGCCACTCTGTCAGATGCAAACTCGGAGGCAACTATTGAGTCGAGCATATCTGTGCCTGCATCAGCATCAGAGGATGAGATATTGGCACAGGTGCCAACTTTACCAACTGACTCCCCATCTCAGAAATCGTCTCTAGCTACCTATCCCAACCCCCTAACTACTCTGATTGAGACAAAGAGAAGGGGGCGATCGCTGGTCAAACCCCTATTGCTAACAGGCAGCGGCATTGCAGTCGCGGTCGGGTTGGGCTTGGCAGGATATGCGCTAACTCGCCCTTGCGTGATTGGCTCCTGTGCGGCTTTCGAAACAGCACAATCCCTCAGTCAACAATCGGTGCAAATGCTAGAAATGGGACAATCTGAGGATACTGCTCAGCGTGCAACCCAGCAATTAACCGAAGCAGGGCGGTTGGTTGCCGAAATTCCTCCCTGGTCAGGGCAGTATGGTAATGCCCAAACCTTGAAACACCAGTTAGATCAGGTATTAAAGGCTGAAGCAACAGCATCTGCTGCTAGCCAAAAGGCACAGGTCACGGCTCAAACTGTAACTGATTGGCAAGCCGCTCAATCACTCTGGCAAGAAGCGATCGCTCAACTGCAAGCAGTCCCATCCGACAGTCCACTCCATGCTTTTGCCCAAAAACGGTTAGGCGGCTACCAGGCAAATTTGGCATTTGTTGAACGGCGGATTGCGACTGAACAGGGTGCCCAAAAACGATTGATGACCGCTCGTAAAACAGTGGAGTTAGCGATCGCTCGGCAAAATGTAGCGCAAACTTTGCAAGATTGGCAGCAGGCTCAGGCAACCTGGCAGGTAGTAGTTAATAGCTTGACTCAAATTCCCAATGGCACAATGGCTCACAGCGAAGCACAACAACTGCTGGCAACCTATAAACCGAAACTAACCGAAACTCGCGATCGTGCCACTAAAGAACAACTTGCCCAAAAACTTTACACCCAAGCAACAAACTTAGAGAAACAAGCCAGGGCATTTCAACAACGAAATCAATGGTCGCAAGCAACCGCAGTCTGGCAAAATGCTGTAAACGTTGCCAAACAGATTCCTGATGGCACTTCAATTTCTGGAGACGCACAAACTCGTGCTGCCACCTATGCAGGCTTTTTGCACCAAGCCCAAAAGGTGGTAAGAGTCCGGAGCGATCTGGATAATGTCTGTCTTGGAGCAGATAGAATTTGCAACTATACCATCACCAATGAGTTAATCCAAGTGAAGTTTGTTCCGGCTTATGAGCGCAAAGTGCGCACCTTGGGTGGTCTCAGTCAATTTTCTGGCGATTACGATACGATGTATCAAATCAATATCCATTTAGCAACGCTTGGTAGAGCATTACAGACTATTAGCAACAACGCCGGAACCCCCATCCAGGTTTATAATTCCGACAACCAGCTTCTTGGCTCTTTTATACCTGGCGGTTAGATTTTACTCATTCTTTACTTAGAAAATCACATACTAAAACCTGGTTTTCAAGCGTTGAATCGCTGCATTTTCAGATCATTCAGTTGCAGAAAAATATAAGCTTAAATCATTCAAGAAACTTAACTAAAACTTTTCCAGAACAACCTAATGACTATTAGATTTGATATATCAGGAATCAAGCTGGAATCAACCAATGGCTAAAGTGCTTACTCAGGTCCTTGGAACGGCTGCGATCGCTCTACCTCTTTATCGCCTAAATTTTTGAAATCGTGCGGGAAACAGTGGGACTCTGTGCTACTCTAGATAAGG is a window of Leptolyngbyaceae cyanobacterium JSC-12 DNA encoding:
- a CDS encoding hypothetical protein (IMG reference gene:2510096227) — translated: MLDLNSLLAFSHTHCVAICAALVPLNLLLTLLTLIFVGMGRPKAQVWQSTGWAIAVAVLMLLHVCTWLMVGVVRIPSFVLFTLAICCLSLNVWALQYPHSLNSRLRVLIQSGRRLFQSLVQQTEAL
- a CDS encoding hypothetical protein (IMG reference gene:2510096228), with translation MNGVVQPESLKHLARYLQARLEPQTHITPLQVQCAQKETLMVLVQHPPGNAPEPQQIFSILEASLTNLPPGLAKSLLPGLATTRVKLFLRILGQQKPYAFHGVEIAAPRTGVSEAGSKAVPFQPASNDESQTMIQMPEAQLATLSDANSEATIESSISVPASASEDEILAQVPTLPTDSPSQKSSLATYPNPLTTLIETKRRGRSLVKPLLLTGSGIAVAVGLGLAGYALTRPCVIGSCAAFETAQSLSQQSVQMLEMGQSEDTAQRATQQLTEAGRLVAEIPPWSGQYGNAQTLKHQLDQVLKAEATASAASQKAQVTAQTVTDWQAAQSLWQEAIAQLQAVPSDSPLHAFAQKRLGGYQANLAFVERRIATEQGAQKRLMTARKTVELAIARQNVAQTLQDWQQAQATWQVVVNSLTQIPNGTMAHSEAQQLLATYKPKLTETRDRATKEQLAQKLYTQATNLEKQARAFQQRNQWSQATAVWQNAVNVAKQIPDGTSISGDAQTRAATYAGFLHQAQKVVRVRSDLDNVCLGADRICNYTITNELIQVKFVPAYERKVRTLGGLSQFSGDYDTMYQINIHLATLGRALQTISNNAGTPIQVYNSDNQLLGSFIPGG